The Colletes latitarsis isolate SP2378_abdomen chromosome 1, iyColLati1, whole genome shotgun sequence genomic interval CGGATCGGCCGTGGTGATGGTAGATTCACCGTTCGATTCTTCGTAAAAGTAATAGGATGCCTGACTGGGCGATCGTTCTGGATTACCCGTAGTAACGATACTTCTTATCGAGGCTGGTGTCACTTCCACGGGCTTCTCCAAAGTGGATTGCGTTGACGAGGCGTAATAGCTCACTATAGGGATCGTTTTGCTGGTCACCAGGCCCGACCAGACTTGATTCTTCTCTTGAACGTTCTCCTGGTTGTTCACCCGGTTTCCTACGATGGGTCCTAAGCTGTAGAATTCGGGGTTATCCAGAGTCGTCGTCTTGTCCGGCACCGGTGTCGTGACCTGCGTATACGGAACAGTCTTGACGTTGCTGGGTACGAAAGTACTGGTTGCGTTCTTCAGCGTCGTTCGACGGTACATTTTCGTGTTGTTCGATGCAATGACGGACGACGTTCTTGACTTGGTGATTGGCACAGTGGTGGTACTTTTGTACCGCTTGGTGGCGAGTTTCCTTGGTGGTAGATAGGTTGGTCTGGGTCTTGGCAAGGGGGTGGTTCCAGGTCGGCTGGAGTACTTCTTGGCGGTAGTCTTCTTGTCTTCCAGAGGGGAAAAGAAGTCTGGTGGGGGCGGGAGGATGATACCTGGGACCAGGGGACCAGGTGGAACCGCGGTGCTGTTATCCTGCGGATACTGGAAACTGTACGGCGGTGGGTAGTAAATAGATTGATCCTCCTCGTCGTAATCCGATTGATTGCTGGGCGGTGGTAGAAAGACCGCACCGGGTGGTATGGCGTGATAGAATGGCGGAAGACTGCCCGGTAGAGGATCGGACTTAGTTCCCTTATCTTTAGAAGTGATATTCCCCGAATCTTCGTTGGGCATTACGAACGTTCCGTTCGATATGATGGCAAAGAGCGGGCCATCTTCCGATAGCAGTCCTTTCGTGAGCAACGGGTCCTTCCTGTAGTCGACGGTTCCGTTTCCGATCTCCTTGGTTCCGTTTGGTCCGATGATCTGTATGGGTCCACCCTCTGTGAGCTGGACCGGAAACGGCGGCGGTACCTTTGGCCTAGACGGGATCTTGACCTGTCTTCTGGGCGCTTTGTAGTTGTCGATCGGTGGCCAGGTCGTCTCGCTGTCACCGCTGCCTTGCGTGGTCTCATGGCCAGGAAATTTCCCGCCCCTCAGTACGAGCACGTGGTTTTCAGCCAGCCAGATCTCGTCCTCGTCGAGGCCACCCAAGTTGTCGGCGGTATCCTTCGGTACCTCGGGATTGCTCGTGTAACTGATGATCCCTGGTCGTTTCGGTCTGTTCGGGTAAATCTCGTTCTGTATGAGGCCGTACTTTCCCTCCTTCACTTGCTGCGAGAGAGTCTTCTTCTCGTCGTCTTCGTCCTTGCGGTTAGGCTTGGACTCTCTGCCATTCCCGGCCGACGACAGGACAATTCCGTCGTCCCAGAGCTCTTCGTACGGCTGTTGCTTCGAGTTGGCTCTCAGGTGCCCTCCAATTAGTCGGTGCGACACTTTCCTTCCGGGTTCTGTAGTTATCTCGTTGTTCCTGCTGGTCGATGACTTGAAATTCCGACTCGGCGGCGTGTGCGGCCAACCTGGCCCATGACTAGATTCCTCGACGCCGACGTGCCGCCTTTCCCTCCTCGAAGACGACGCGACTAACGACGCGCAGGTCGCTAATAGCGCCGCGCCTAATAGGAGCTTGCGTGGGTCGAATCCTTTTCGCATCATCTGAAACCAAGATAAGAATAGTTTTCATTGTTTAGAACAAACCATATAATTACTAGAATATTCGTAGACAAGTTgggtttattttttaaaatttcacgCATAGCTGAAACAAAGCTGATCGGGGAACGTCTCCGGAGAAAGATTGATGCGTCAATTTGCCTCAACGATTTAACGAGATCATCGTCGTCGCCTAACGTGTACTAGGAATAGATCATATCCATAATCACAGGAATTACGTTCACGGTCAGTATACATTGTAGGGTCAATTCTGATAATACCATTCAATTACGCGATCACGCTATTCATCTTTCAAGATAGTTCTTCGAGCTGGTCAGAAGACACGCTCCTGTCGAGTGTAAAGAAAGTATAAGTTTATTTGTACTCTGCGGATGTGTTTCCGTTCCACGATGTAACTTTGCTTTCCCCATTCAAAGGCCAGCTTTTTCTCGAGCATCGCGCGGAAGAAAACCCAGTAAAATTGTTCATTTTTCGTAGAATTTCGCGTTTATGGAAAAATCATAACGTAAGTGGTTGATGACTGTTACATTATTGTAACTTCTGTATTACGCAAATTAGAAGAAAGTGTGCCTGTCGTACCAGAGTAATTGCATAATTGCGCAAA includes:
- the LOC143345508 gene encoding uncharacterized protein LOC143345508 — translated: MMRKGFDPRKLLLGAALLATCASLVASSSRRERRHVGVEESSHGPGWPHTPPSRNFKSSTSRNNEITTEPGRKVSHRLIGGHLRANSKQQPYEELWDDGIVLSSAGNGRESKPNRKDEDDEKKTLSQQVKEGKYGLIQNEIYPNRPKRPGIISYTSNPEVPKDTADNLGGLDEDEIWLAENHVLVLRGGKFPGHETTQGSGDSETTWPPIDNYKAPRRQVKIPSRPKVPPPFPVQLTEGGPIQIIGPNGTKEIGNGTVDYRKDPLLTKGLLSEDGPLFAIISNGTFVMPNEDSGNITSKDKGTKSDPLPGSLPPFYHAIPPGAVFLPPPSNQSDYDEEDQSIYYPPPYSFQYPQDNSTAVPPGPLVPGIILPPPPDFFSPLEDKKTTAKKYSSRPGTTPLPRPRPTYLPPRKLATKRYKSTTTVPITKSRTSSVIASNNTKMYRRTTLKNATSTFVPSNVKTVPYTQVTTPVPDKTTTLDNPEFYSLGPIVGNRVNNQENVQEKNQVWSGLVTSKTIPIVSYYASSTQSTLEKPVEVTPASIRSIVTTGNPERSPSQASYYFYEESNGESTITTADPSIYYKTTTETPFYETVTQPRPVDKKKQYYSVEAVPSQETSKDYSVKYVDSVVKNSEPVRYSDSTVTRSSSRYESGSSRAQGQRMLPDRAPLYYQTISGRPAQQPYYTTPRPQTYYRQDKPKPIYQYSFEAADYSKRGNQRQQFEQQQQQNLPYNSYPDVKIPSFNDHRFDYDQTESTQKRQRPESLPYKIQQPVYPSTTSNSVVNTTPNPHLSYYTHQDEKLLDDVTKEYFTIFGKKLPHKTVPSTTPIYSKSTTERPDYNTNRYIENNYNTAEAPVFKTPNVKVHYGDQSQRPYSLKDDILVNYRQPLPPIDPDSEFITLGNPNRQQPPNYRISDRNGEPLAPLRAYAAQPLVSPANGPSTNYVPIADSPEEIDESYPQLPISLEDDIKVNYRDPRPTIDPDAEFIDPLPVPEENQPGKPKAYFAYRLPGDGGHFYFLTPQAVAQRPERNTGHLYSKSRGTRLLRRRRRPGNV